The Parcubacteria group bacterium ADurb.Bin159 genomic interval CCCCTAAGCAATAATTTAAACAATATTTCTTCTTAGTCGGCCGAGAATAAGAATAATTATTATTATCGGCTGTACAAGCCGCACTATCATGAGGTTCAGGAGCCACCGGGATTTTAGCCATATAAACCGTGCCAGTGCAAGTAGTACTAAAACCCGGTGTTCCTCCATCTAAACATTTCCCCTCAATGTTTGTTGAAGTGTTGGCTGTTGGATATTCATTTTTATCCAAAAAATAAAGCTCCAAAGCAGTTTGGATTTGCTTAATATCAGCTAATCTTTTAGAATCCCGGGCTCTGGCTCGAGCATTATTTAAAGCTACCACTGAAATAGCCGCTAACATAGCAATGATAGCCACTACTACTAAAAGCTCAATCAAAGTAAAAGCTTTTTTATTACTCATAAGATTAAAGATGAAGATCCAAAATATAATTATTAAAATCCTAAATCAAAAACTCTAAATTAAAATAAACGAAACTTAATTTTTCTTTTTTATTTTGAGTTTTGAATTTTAAATATTAGAACTTGTAGCAAATTTTGTGCTTAAGATTTCGAATTTATCTTTTTAGATATTATACTCTATTATACTCTTTTTTTTTGAAAAGTTATCCACAGATTAAATTATCTCTTCTATCTCCAATAAACGATTATATTTTGCCACTCGTTCTCCTCGATTAGGCGCTCCGGCTTTAATAAAAGAAGCATTGGCAGCTACAGCTAAATCAGCAATGAAAGTATCATTCGTTTCCCCTGAACGATGAGAAATAATCGTTTGCCAACCATTTTTTTGGGCTAAATCAAAACAATCAACTGTTTCAGAAAGAGTGCCAATCTGATTAGGTTTAATCAAAATAGCATTAGCCGCCTTAAGAGCTATTCCTTTGGCTAAACGTTCTATGTTGGTAGAGAATAAATCGTCTCCCACGATTAAAACTTGAGGATTAATTATGTTAATTTCATTAGTTAATTTTGCCCATAAATCAAAATCGTCTTCATTAAGCGGATCTTCAATTAAAAAAATAGGATATTCTTTAATACATTTTTTATAAAATTTAATCAACCAATCAGTTTTTCTCAAATGTCCTTCAAAATTATAGGCTTTCTTTTTTGGGGAATAAAAATAATTAGCCGCAGCATCAAAACCAAAAAAAACAGTATCCCCCAAAGAATGTTTAGTAAAATTAGCAATTTGAGAAAGAGTATCAAAAACTTTAATAGTTGTCCCAAGTTTTGGAGCAAATCCTCCTTCATCTCCGCAGGCAAAACTAAAACCTTTTGAAGCCAATATTTCCCTTAAAGCATAAAATATTTCCGCTCCTATTCTTAATTTTTCTTTAAAACTATTTGCCCCCTTAGGAATAACTAAAAACTCTTGAATATCTAATCCTGAATCAGAGTGTTTGCCGCCATTAATCATATTAAAAAGCGGGGTGGGTAAAATATATTTTTCTTTATCCGGCCAAAATAATTTTCTTAAATATTGAAACAACGGTAATCTCTCATTTAAAGCTGCTGTCCGAGCAGTAGCTAAAGAAACAGATAAAATAGCATTAGCCCCTAAATTGGCTTTTTGCGGAGTTCCATCAAGCTCGCACATAATTCTATCAATTTCTTTTTGTTCGCTTACTTCTTTACCTTGCAAAGCCGGGGCGATTTTTTCTTCTATATTTACAATGGCTTTTTTTACACCTTTTCCCAAAAAACGTTCGGGGTTTCCGTCGCGTAATTCGCAAGCCTCATATTTCCCCGTAGAAGCACCAGCCGGCACTGAAGCTTTCGCCCATAAATCATTTTCTAAAACAACCATTGTTTCAATAGTAGGATT includes:
- the epsG_2 gene encoding Type II secretion system protein G precursor, with protein sequence MSNKKAFTLIELLVVVAIIAMLAAISVVALNNARARARDSKRLADIKQIQTALELYFLDKNEYPTANTSTNIEGKCLDGGTPGFSTTCTGTVYMAKIPVAPEPHDSAACTADNNNYSYSRPTKKKYCLNYCLGADSGGIGAGYNTATPEGIWKGTCP
- the eno gene encoding Enolase is translated as MAKIKNIVAREILDSRANPTIETMVVLENDLWAKASVPAGASTGKYEACELRDGNPERFLGKGVKKAIVNIEEKIAPALQGKEVSEQKEIDRIMCELDGTPQKANLGANAILSVSLATARTAALNERLPLFQYLRKLFWPDKEKYILPTPLFNMINGGKHSDSGLDIQEFLVIPKGANSFKEKLRIGAEIFYALREILASKGFSFACGDEGGFAPKLGTTIKVFDTLSQIANFTKHSLGDTVFFGFDAAANYFYSPKKKAYNFEGHLRKTDWLIKFYKKCIKEYPIFLIEDPLNEDDFDLWAKLTNEINIINPQVLIVGDDLFSTNIERLAKGIALKAANAILIKPNQIGTLSETVDCFDLAQKNGWQTIISHRSGETNDTFIADLAVAANASFIKAGAPNRGERVAKYNRLLEIEEII